The Mesorhizobium sp. INR15 region CTGCGCAACGATGCCGAAAAGATCGAGGACAAGCGTTCACTTGGCTGGTTTGTCGGCTGGGCGCAAAAGGATGGCCGCCAGATCGTCTTTGCCCGCCTGGCGGTCGACACCAAGCGCACCGATATGCCCAAGGGCTTGAAGACGCGTGCCGGGTTCCTGAAGGACCTGCCGCAGCTGATCAAATGAAAGCCTGACGCCTGATCCGGCTTTACGGCGGCGGAAACTGCCCATAAAAGACAGCCGCGCCGGACGCATCCGGCTTCACCCATGCATGTTGTGCGCAAAGCCGCTCAACAGTTTTGAGCGACATGCATTTAACCACCCGCGCTCGTTTGCGGGACTGGATAGGAGAATGACATGCTGAATTCCGTTTCCCTGACATTTCCCGATGGCTCCGTGCGCGAATACGACGCGGCGATGACTGGTGCTGGTCTCGCGGAATCGATCTCCAAGTCGCTGGCCAAGAAGGCTGTCGCCTATGCCATCGATGGCGTGGTGCGCGATCTCAGCGATCCACTCGGCAAGTCCGGCAAGGTCGAGATCGTCACCCGTGACGATCCGCGCGCGCTGGAGTTGATCCGCCACGACACCGCGCACGTCCTGGCGGAAGCGGTGCAGGAACTGTGGCCGGGGACGCAGGTGACCATCGGACCGGTGATCGAGAACGGATTCTACTACGATTTCGCCCGCAACGAGCCCTTCACGCCCGACGATTTTCCGGTGATCGAGAAAAAGATGCGCGAGATCATTGCGCGCAACAAGCCGTTCACCAAAGAGGTCTGGTCGCGCGAGCAGGCGAAAAAAGTGTTTGCCGACAAAGGCGAACGCTACAAGCTGGAATTGATCGATGCGATTCCCGAGGACCAGGATCTCAAGATCTATGGACAGGGCGGCTGGTTCGACCTTTGCCGTGGTCCGCACATGGCTTCGACCGGCCAGATCGGCAACGCCTTCAAGCTGATGAAGGTGGCCGGCGCCTATTGGCGCGGCGATAGCAACAACCCGATGCTGACGCGCATCTATGGCACCGCATGGGCCGATCAGGCACAGCTTGAAGCCTACCAGACGATGCTGGAAGAGGCTGAGAAGCGCGACCACCGCAAGCTCGGCCGCGAGATGGACCTGTTCCATTTCCAGGAGGAGGGGCCCGGCGTCGTCTTCTGGCACGCCAAGGGCTGGAAGATGTTCCAGAACCTGGTCAACTACATGCGCCGGCGCCTCGACGAGCAGGGCTACCAAGAGGTCAATGCACCGCAGGTTCTGGACAAGAGCCTGTGGGAGACGTCAGGCCACTGGGGCTGGTATCGCGATGCCATGTTCAAGGTGACCGTGGCCGGCGACGACACCGACGACGACCGCGTCTTCGCGCTGAAGCCGATGAACTGCCCTGGTCATGTGCAGATCTTCAAGCATGGGTTGAAGTCCTATCGCGACCTGCCAGTGAAGCTGGCGGAGTTCGGCAATGTGCACCGCTACGAGCCGTCGGGTGCCCTGCACGGGCTGATGCGCGTGCGCGGCTTCACGCAGGACGATGCGCATATTTTCTGCACCGAGGAGCAACTGGCGTCGGAGTGCCTGCGCATCAACGACCTGATCCTGTCGACCTATGCCGATTTCGGTTTCGACGAGATCAGCGTGAAGCTGTCGACGCGACCAGAAAAGCGTGTCGGCACCGACGAAGCCTGGGATCACGCCGAAGCGATCATGGGCAACGTTCTGGAGACGATCCGGACACAGTCGGGCAATCGTATCAAGACCTCGATCAATCCGGGCGAGGGCGCCTTCTACGGGCCGAAATTCGAATATGTGTTGAAGGACGCCATCGGCCGCGAATGGCAATGCGGAACCACCCAAGTGGACTTCAACCTGCCGGAGCGTTTCGGTGCTTTCTATATCGGCTCGGATTCCGAAAAGAAGCAGCCTGTGATGGTGCATCGCGCCATCTGTGGTTCAATGGAACGCTTCCTTGGCATCCTGATCGAGAACTATTCGGGCCATTTCCCGCTCTGGTTCGCGCCCTTGCAGATTGTGGTGGCGACGATCACCTCCGATGCCGACGACTACGCCACGAAGGTCGTGGCGCGGTTGAAGGCGGCCGGCCTGCTGGCCGAAGCGGACCTGCGTAACGAGAAGATCAACTACAAGGTCCGCGAACATTCGCTGGCCAAGGTGCCGGTCATTCTCGTCTGCGGCAAGCGCGAGGCGGAGGAGCAGACCGTCAACATCCGCCGTCTTGGCTCGCGCGATCAGGAATCGCTTGGGCTTGGCGAAGCGGTGAGGCTGCTGACCGAGGAGGCGGTGACGCCTGACCGCAAGCGCAAAGCGGCGGCCTGATTCAACAGCGTTTCCAATCGAATGGCGGTGGAGCAATCCACCGCCATTTTCATATCCTTGTCACGCCGGCCTAGTAACGAACCTCATGCTCAAGCTGAAAATGCGCGAAAAACCGTTTCCAGAGCTTTCCTACGCCAATGCGCGCCAGCCCGCGCTGACGCGCTGGGTCATCCATTCCATCGAGGGCCTGTCGGGCCGCGACCGCTATGCCGCGCTCTATGATTTCTGGCGGCGCCAGGTGGTGCCGACCGGCGAGCGGATTTTCAGCCGCATGCTCGATCTGATCGACGTTCGTGTGCGCACCACCGATCCATGGCCGCCGCAAAAGCTGCCGGACACGCCCCTGGTCATGGTCGCCAACCATCCGTTCGGTATTGGCGACGGCATCGCCGTCCTGTCGCTGGCCGAGCAACTGGGGCGTCCATTCCGGGTGATGATCCACAAGGACCTGCTCAAGATCAGCGAGATGGAACCCTATTCGCTGCCGATCGACTTCTCCGAGACCAAGGATGCGCTGAAGAACAACATGGCGGTGCGCCATGAGGCGGTGCGGCTGCTCAAGGAGGGCGTCACCATCGTGGTGTTTCCAGCCGGCGGTGTCGCCACCGCGCCGAAAGGCTTTGGCCGGGCGCGCGACTTGCCATGGAAGATGTTTCCGGCTCGTCTTGTCCAGGACGCCAAGGCTTCGGTCGTGCCGATGCATTTCTCCGGTCAGAACGGCAGGCTTTTTCACCTTGTCAGCGGGCCGATGAACATGGCCGAGCGTGATGGCCGCGTGGCCAAATTCGTCGGCAAGGCGTCGTTGACGCTGCGCATTTCACTGCTGATCCACGAGTTCGCGCGCCTGTCCGGCAAGGGGATCGATGTGCGTGTCGGTGATGTGCTGACCTGGGGAGAGCTGGAGCCGCTGCGCGACCGCAAGGCGCTGCTTGAGCGGCTGCATCGCGGTGTCTTCGACCTGGCGCCGGCCATGCCGCGCCGGCGGCTTCCGTTCCTGCCCGCGCGCAACAAGCTCGCCGCTTAATCGGCGCCTTCTTCAGGGTCCATGGCCGCTGCCTCGGTGGCCAAAACCTCGATCTCCTGGTTCTGTCCACCCACGACCGTGAAATCTTTCTGGTAGATGCGGTCGCGGTTCTTGGCGATGATGGTGTAATCGCCTTCGGCTAGCACCATAGAGGCGAAGGCGCCGACGGTCTCCTTGATCGGGTCGCCGGATTCATTGAGCAGCGACCAGGATGTGTCGGCGATCGCCTCACCACCAGCCTCGCGCACCAGCTTCATCGTCATTTCAGCTGCGTGATGCTCGACTGTCGCTTCGGTGAGTTTGCCCGCTTCGACGCGGATATCGGAGCGGATGACGGCGTTGACCGCGCCATAAGTGGAAACGACATGGTAGACGCCGGCGTTGAGACGCACGACGCTGTTCGGCGCCACGTCGGGGATGATCAGCGCACGGTCGCCATTTGCCTCGGGTTGCCCTTCATAGATGGAAAAGCGCAGCTTCTTCGGTGGTATACGCACGCCGCCCGACAACACGGCATCGAGCTTGAGGCCGCCGGCATCGAGCACGAGGCTCTCGCGCTTGGCGTCCTTGCCCACCGTGATGCGCTTGGTGGCGCCGGCCCGGCCATAGGAGGCGTGGACCAGATAGCTGCCGGGCTCGAGCTGGAACACGGCGGTGCCGCCATGCGCGGAGGCGACCATCGGCAGTTTGCCATTCACCGCTTCGGGCTTGAAGACGCGCCAGACAATGCCGCGCGAAATGTCGGTGCCCTTATCGGTCAGCTGGGCCGAGAGGGTAATGGCGCCGCCACCGCCAAGCGCCAGCGGTGTGTCGCTTTTCGGCGTCGCATAGCTTGAAATGCCGGGAAGTTTCAGGTCGCTAACGCCGTCCGCGTTCTGCGCGAAAGCGACGGAGGACGGCGCCACGAACAGCGCGGCGCAGAGCCAGATCAGGAAAAGACGCAGTGTCCCCTCAAACATGCCTTGCGTTGAAGCCCATGGCGGTGGCAATTTCAAGGCTTAAGAGTCTGATCGACCTCTGTTAGACGACTCTTCATCCGGCGCACCCGCGCCAATGCCCGAGCCGCTCGAATTCCCGATGGCGCGCTTCAGCTCAAAATTCAGGAGAATTGCGCCCATGGCCTCGCCCATCATCGACTTCCTTTTGACCCGGAACTCCGCACCGATCCTCGATCTCAAGGAGCCGGCCCCCAGCGACGCTGATATCGCGACCATGATCGCCGCCGCCGCGCGCGTGCCCGATCACGGCCGGCTCGAGCCTTGGCGCTTCATCATCTATCGCGGCGAGGCGCGCGCCGAGATCGGCAAGCAACTCGCGGCTCTGGCCGAACAGCGGGAAGGGCCATTGCCCGACGGCCGCCGCAACCAGGAACTGGCGCGGTTTTCGCGCGCGCCGCTGGTCATCGGCGTGGTGTCGGTACCGAAAGAGAATCCGAAAATCCCGCAATGGGAAATGTTCCTGTC contains the following coding sequences:
- a CDS encoding lysophospholipid acyltransferase family protein; this encodes MLKLKMREKPFPELSYANARQPALTRWVIHSIEGLSGRDRYAALYDFWRRQVVPTGERIFSRMLDLIDVRVRTTDPWPPQKLPDTPLVMVANHPFGIGDGIAVLSLAEQLGRPFRVMIHKDLLKISEMEPYSLPIDFSETKDALKNNMAVRHEAVRLLKEGVTIVVFPAGGVATAPKGFGRARDLPWKMFPARLVQDAKASVVPMHFSGQNGRLFHLVSGPMNMAERDGRVAKFVGKASLTLRISLLIHEFARLSGKGIDVRVGDVLTWGELEPLRDRKALLERLHRGVFDLAPAMPRRRLPFLPARNKLAA
- the thrS gene encoding threonine--tRNA ligase → MLNSVSLTFPDGSVREYDAAMTGAGLAESISKSLAKKAVAYAIDGVVRDLSDPLGKSGKVEIVTRDDPRALELIRHDTAHVLAEAVQELWPGTQVTIGPVIENGFYYDFARNEPFTPDDFPVIEKKMREIIARNKPFTKEVWSREQAKKVFADKGERYKLELIDAIPEDQDLKIYGQGGWFDLCRGPHMASTGQIGNAFKLMKVAGAYWRGDSNNPMLTRIYGTAWADQAQLEAYQTMLEEAEKRDHRKLGREMDLFHFQEEGPGVVFWHAKGWKMFQNLVNYMRRRLDEQGYQEVNAPQVLDKSLWETSGHWGWYRDAMFKVTVAGDDTDDDRVFALKPMNCPGHVQIFKHGLKSYRDLPVKLAEFGNVHRYEPSGALHGLMRVRGFTQDDAHIFCTEEQLASECLRINDLILSTYADFGFDEISVKLSTRPEKRVGTDEAWDHAEAIMGNVLETIRTQSGNRIKTSINPGEGAFYGPKFEYVLKDAIGREWQCGTTQVDFNLPERFGAFYIGSDSEKKQPVMVHRAICGSMERFLGILIENYSGHFPLWFAPLQIVVATITSDADDYATKVVARLKAAGLLAEADLRNEKINYKVREHSLAKVPVILVCGKREAEEQTVNIRRLGSRDQESLGLGEAVRLLTEEAVTPDRKRKAAA
- a CDS encoding nitroreductase encodes the protein MASPIIDFLLTRNSAPILDLKEPAPSDADIATMIAAAARVPDHGRLEPWRFIIYRGEARAEIGKQLAALAEQREGPLPDGRRNQELARFSRAPLVIGVVSVPKENPKIPQWEMFLSGGMAAMNLMIAANALGYGTNLISNWYSDVPEGRALLGLAPQERVVGFIHIGSYQGPAPERPRPETAKLYADYSGPWKG